The following are from one region of the Stenotrophomonas lactitubi genome:
- a CDS encoding SAM-dependent methyltransferase, with product MNEMTPSATLPQPGTLDSFLRRRLLAQLAPLHNGRLCVRDAFGEVQLGNAGSDLQVTVTIDDPAFYRKVAANGSVGAGESYINGDWRCDDLVALVQLLVRNRDLLDGMERGPARIGGWLLRGWNRLRRNSREGSRRNIAAHYDLGNDFFALFLSPDLMYSSALFTDAGDSLESASRRKLDRICQQLRLQPGDRVVEIGTGWGGFAVHAAQHYGCHVTTTTISAEQHALAARRVADVGLQDRVTLLMQDYRDLQGQFDKLVSIEMIEAIGAEYLDTYMATLQRLLKPDGVALLQAITIEDQRYEQARRSVDYIKRFVFPGSFIPSINAILAAKTRASDLQLIAQQDFGHSYALTLRAWRQRFLAQLPAVHAQGFDERFCRLWEFYLAYCEGGFLERSIGVSHLLLARPGYRPEADSHGERTG from the coding sequence ATGAACGAAATGACCCCCTCGGCCACCCTGCCCCAGCCCGGCACCCTGGACTCGTTCCTGCGCCGACGCCTGCTGGCCCAGCTTGCGCCGCTGCACAACGGGCGTCTGTGCGTGCGCGATGCGTTTGGAGAAGTGCAGTTGGGTAACGCAGGAAGCGACCTGCAGGTCACCGTGACCATCGATGACCCGGCGTTCTACCGCAAGGTGGCGGCGAACGGCAGCGTTGGCGCCGGCGAGAGCTACATCAACGGTGATTGGCGCTGCGACGACCTGGTGGCGCTGGTGCAGCTGCTGGTCCGCAACCGCGACCTGCTGGATGGCATGGAACGCGGGCCGGCGCGCATCGGCGGCTGGCTGCTGCGCGGCTGGAACCGGCTGCGGCGCAACAGCCGCGAAGGCAGCCGTCGCAACATCGCCGCCCATTATGACCTGGGCAATGATTTCTTCGCCCTGTTCCTGTCGCCGGACCTGATGTACTCCTCCGCGCTGTTCACCGATGCCGGTGACTCACTGGAAAGCGCGTCGCGACGCAAGCTGGACCGCATCTGCCAGCAGCTGCGACTGCAGCCGGGTGATCGCGTGGTCGAGATCGGCACCGGCTGGGGTGGCTTTGCCGTGCATGCCGCGCAGCACTACGGCTGCCATGTCACTACCACCACCATCTCCGCCGAACAGCATGCCTTGGCCGCACGGCGGGTGGCCGATGTGGGCCTGCAGGATCGGGTGACGTTGCTGATGCAGGACTACCGCGATCTGCAGGGACAGTTCGACAAACTGGTTTCCATCGAGATGATCGAGGCCATCGGTGCCGAGTATCTGGACACCTACATGGCCACCCTGCAGCGGCTGCTCAAGCCTGATGGGGTGGCGCTGCTGCAGGCTATCACCATCGAGGACCAGCGCTACGAACAGGCGCGGCGCAGCGTGGACTACATCAAGCGCTTCGTATTTCCAGGCAGCTTCATTCCCTCGATCAACGCCATCCTGGCCGCCAAGACCCGGGCCAGTGATCTGCAGCTGATCGCCCAGCAGGACTTCGGCCACTCCTATGCATTGACCCTGCGCGCCTGGCGGCAGCGCTTCCTCGCGCAGTTGCCTGCAGTACACGCGCAGGGCTTCGATGAGCGTTTCTGCAGGCTGTGGGAGTTCTACCTGGCCTACTGCGAAGGTGGCTTCCTGGAGCGCTCCATCGGCGTTTCCCATCTGCTGCTGGCACGCCCTGGCTACCGCCCCGAAGCGGATTCCCATGGCGAGCGGACCGGCTGA
- a CDS encoding DUF1365 domain-containing protein, translating into MSASAIYFGHVEHRRYHPHAHAFRYPIAQLLLDLDELDQVFAGRWLWSVGRRNLAEFRRSDYFGDPALSLADAVRDHAAAVLGRRPDGPVRLLSHLRFGGHVFNPVSFYYCYQADGETLDCIVAEITNTPWKERHAYVLPVATAVQQGRALRWQFDKAFHVSPFMPMDCAYDWRFTAPADDLRVHMQVWRDGQRQFDATQSMQRRPIDARGLARVLAGYPLMSAQVVAAIHWQALRLWLKRNPVHDHPSLAEKPR; encoded by the coding sequence GTGAGCGCCAGCGCCATCTACTTCGGCCACGTCGAGCATCGTCGCTACCACCCGCATGCGCACGCGTTCCGCTACCCGATCGCGCAGCTGCTGCTGGACCTCGACGAGCTGGACCAGGTATTCGCCGGGCGCTGGCTGTGGTCGGTCGGGCGCCGCAACCTGGCAGAGTTCCGCCGCAGCGACTACTTCGGTGATCCCGCCCTCTCCCTGGCCGACGCCGTGCGGGATCATGCCGCCGCGGTGCTCGGGCGGCGCCCCGACGGCCCGGTTCGCCTGCTGAGCCACCTGCGTTTCGGCGGCCACGTGTTCAATCCGGTCAGCTTCTACTACTGCTATCAGGCTGACGGGGAAACCCTGGACTGCATCGTCGCCGAGATCACCAATACCCCGTGGAAGGAACGGCACGCCTACGTGCTGCCGGTCGCAACCGCGGTGCAGCAGGGTCGCGCCCTGCGCTGGCAGTTCGACAAGGCCTTCCACGTTTCCCCCTTCATGCCGATGGATTGCGCCTACGACTGGCGCTTTACCGCGCCCGCTGACGACCTGCGTGTGCACATGCAGGTCTGGCGCGACGGCCAACGCCAGTTCGATGCCACCCAGAGCATGCAGCGGCGGCCCATTGATGCCCGCGGACTTGCCCGGGTGCTGGCCGGCTACCCCTTGATGAGCGCGCAGGTGGTCGCCGCCATCCATTGGCAGGCACTGCGCCTCTGGCTCAAGCGCAACCCTGTGCACGACCATCCTTCCCTCGCCGAGAAACCGCGATGA
- a CDS encoding lipocalin family protein, with the protein MRIAPLFTLLAVALFGAGCSSHDTRPIPLPPKVDVPRFMGDWYVIAHIPSRPEREAFDAVESYALQADGRIKTTFTYRKGSFQSPQKSMHPIGRVEKHGNGAVWGMQFIWPIQAEYLIAWLDEGYTQTIVARSKRDYVWYMARTPQVSEAEYQQAVARIKAMGYDTGKLRRVPQSVR; encoded by the coding sequence ATGCGTATCGCCCCACTGTTCACGCTGCTGGCCGTGGCCCTGTTCGGCGCAGGCTGCAGCAGCCACGACACCCGCCCCATCCCACTGCCACCGAAGGTGGACGTGCCCCGCTTCATGGGCGACTGGTATGTCATTGCCCATATTCCTTCGCGGCCCGAGCGCGAGGCCTTCGATGCCGTGGAAAGCTATGCGCTGCAGGCTGATGGGCGCATCAAGACCACCTTCACTTATCGCAAGGGCAGCTTCCAGTCGCCACAGAAGTCGATGCACCCGATAGGCCGCGTCGAGAAGCATGGCAATGGTGCGGTCTGGGGCATGCAGTTCATCTGGCCCATCCAGGCCGAGTACCTCATTGCCTGGCTGGATGAGGGCTACACGCAGACCATCGTGGCCCGCAGCAAGCGCGACTACGTGTGGTACATGGCGCGTACGCCGCAGGTGAGCGAAGCGGAGTATCAGCAGGCGGTGGCCCGCATCAAGGCAATGGGGTACGACACCGGGAAGCTGCGCCGGGTGCCGCAATCGGTGCGCTGA
- a CDS encoding DUF2878 domain-containing protein, which yields MRRTWVNVSGNQMVWLCAVAGAGRGWQWPAMLSATVYIGSQLLTSAQPRLDLRLLLLALACAFLVDGSAAASGGVHYAAAPLGWVPPPWILALWAAFAMTLTASMAFLQRHWLLPVALGLLAPLAYLSAARGFQAVHFTPPAWQGVATLALGWCIALSLLCAVARRRPPGNHATPLIGAT from the coding sequence ATGCGCCGCACCTGGGTCAACGTGAGCGGCAACCAGATGGTGTGGCTGTGCGCCGTTGCCGGCGCCGGCCGTGGCTGGCAATGGCCGGCAATGCTGTCAGCCACTGTGTACATCGGCAGCCAGCTGCTCACCTCAGCGCAGCCCCGCCTGGATCTGCGCTTGTTGCTGCTCGCGCTGGCCTGCGCATTCCTGGTGGATGGCAGCGCGGCCGCCAGTGGTGGCGTGCACTACGCCGCTGCGCCGCTGGGTTGGGTGCCGCCACCGTGGATTCTCGCCCTGTGGGCTGCCTTTGCGATGACGCTGACTGCATCGATGGCGTTCCTGCAGCGACACTGGCTGCTGCCGGTGGCCCTCGGCCTGCTGGCGCCGCTGGCGTATCTATCTGCGGCGCGCGGATTCCAGGCGGTGCATTTCACCCCCCCGGCCTGGCAGGGCGTAGCAACACTGGCGCTGGGCTGGTGCATCGCGCTGTCGCTGCTGTGCGCGGTGGCACGCCGCAGACCGCCCGGCAACCACGCCACCCCATTGATTGGAGCAACCTGA
- a CDS encoding SAM-dependent methyltransferase, translated as MNSTPSLAPVADTEGGLTGWAERGWLPDAALRAGIRRLCAQRLAEESAGSMEEQSQRFSRRIAELASSPLALHVDAANRQHYEVPAAFFQGCLGHRLKYSSCYYRTGSETLDQAEDAMLELYGQRAGLADGQHILELGCGWGSLTLWMAERHPNARITAVSNSHSQRDHILAQCEARGFGNVEVLTRDVNQLELPAAAFDRCVSVEMFEHVRNYDRLLGRIARWLKPDGALFVHIFAHRTLMYPFETEGDDNWMGRHFFTGGLMPAADTLLHFQRELVLDQRWLLDGTHYQRTANHWLANQDAAREQLLPILAQTYGDEAAARIWWQRWRMFWMACAELFGYDDGQQWLVAHYLFRPR; from the coding sequence ATGAACAGCACCCCGTCCCTTGCTCCGGTTGCCGATACCGAGGGCGGACTCACCGGCTGGGCCGAGCGTGGCTGGCTGCCTGATGCGGCGCTGCGCGCGGGCATCCGTCGCCTGTGCGCACAACGCCTGGCCGAAGAGTCGGCCGGCAGCATGGAGGAGCAGTCGCAGCGCTTCAGCCGCCGCATTGCCGAACTGGCCAGCAGCCCGCTCGCCCTGCACGTGGATGCAGCCAACCGCCAGCACTACGAGGTTCCTGCCGCCTTCTTCCAGGGCTGCCTGGGGCATCGCCTGAAGTACAGCAGCTGCTACTACCGTACCGGCAGCGAGACGCTGGACCAGGCCGAGGACGCGATGCTGGAACTGTACGGGCAGCGCGCCGGGCTGGCCGACGGCCAGCACATCCTGGAGCTGGGCTGCGGCTGGGGCTCGCTGACCTTGTGGATGGCCGAGCGCCACCCGAACGCGCGCATCACCGCCGTGTCCAACTCGCATAGCCAGCGCGACCATATCCTGGCGCAGTGCGAGGCGCGTGGGTTCGGCAACGTCGAGGTGCTGACCCGCGACGTCAACCAGCTGGAGCTGCCTGCAGCGGCATTCGACCGCTGCGTATCGGTGGAGATGTTCGAGCATGTGCGCAATTACGACCGCCTGCTGGGTCGCATCGCCCGCTGGTTGAAGCCGGACGGCGCGCTGTTCGTGCACATCTTCGCCCATCGCACCCTGATGTATCCGTTCGAGACCGAGGGCGACGACAACTGGATGGGCCGGCACTTCTTCACCGGCGGCCTGATGCCGGCTGCGGACACGCTGCTGCACTTCCAGCGCGAGCTGGTACTGGACCAGCGCTGGCTGCTGGACGGCACCCACTACCAGCGTACCGCCAACCACTGGCTGGCCAACCAGGATGCCGCCCGCGAGCAGCTGCTGCCGATCCTGGCGCAGACCTATGGCGACGAAGCCGCCGCACGCATCTGGTGGCAGCGCTGGCGCATGTTCTGGATGGCCTGCGCCGAGCTGTTCGGCTACGACGATGGTCAGCAATGGCTGGTCGCCCACTATCTGTTCCGCCCGCGCTGA
- a CDS encoding SPFH domain-containing protein translates to MGLVQAVKGAVGGVLADQWKDFYTVPTGLPSTAALFAAVPQGTNAGRGSNTSGSSNIISNGSKIVVPEGYGLLLFQDGAITAFVAEPGGYEWHSDDLNSQSIFAGDGLVSTFIKQSWERFKFGGQPGSQQAAFFVSLKELPDNRFGTQSEIYWDDGFLNTQVGAVTRGSYTLKIVDPILFVKNFVPASYLQPGQVFDFTDLDNAAASQLFNEVVGSLAPAFSLYTNDPSKGNRITKLQQDSLGFAQSLSAAVEQGYQWKSDRGLAIVKTAIVSIEYDANTRELLKTVQRADALSGSRGNSNLQASVAQGIQSAGENGGAAGLVGVGMASGMFGAGNLQQPATPAAPAADDPVAKLKKAKEMLDLGLITQTDYDALKAKALGL, encoded by the coding sequence ATGGGTCTGGTACAAGCGGTGAAGGGTGCAGTCGGCGGCGTGCTGGCTGACCAATGGAAAGACTTCTACACCGTGCCGACCGGCCTGCCGTCCACGGCAGCCCTGTTCGCAGCGGTGCCGCAGGGCACCAACGCCGGGCGCGGCTCGAACACCAGCGGCTCCTCCAACATCATCAGCAACGGCTCCAAGATCGTCGTGCCGGAGGGCTACGGCCTGCTGCTGTTCCAGGATGGCGCGATCACCGCCTTCGTCGCCGAGCCGGGTGGCTACGAGTGGCACTCGGACGATCTGAACTCACAGTCGATCTTCGCCGGCGACGGCCTGGTCAGCACCTTCATCAAGCAGAGCTGGGAGCGCTTCAAGTTCGGCGGCCAGCCGGGCTCGCAGCAGGCCGCCTTCTTCGTTTCGTTGAAGGAACTGCCGGACAACCGCTTCGGCACCCAGTCGGAAATCTACTGGGACGATGGCTTCCTCAACACCCAGGTCGGCGCGGTCACCCGTGGCTCGTACACGCTGAAGATCGTCGACCCGATCCTGTTCGTGAAGAACTTCGTTCCGGCCAGCTACCTGCAGCCGGGCCAGGTGTTCGACTTCACCGACCTGGACAACGCCGCTGCCAGCCAGCTGTTCAATGAAGTGGTGGGTTCGCTGGCGCCGGCATTCAGCCTGTACACCAACGATCCAAGCAAGGGCAACCGCATCACCAAGCTGCAGCAGGATTCGCTGGGCTTTGCGCAGAGCCTGTCGGCTGCCGTCGAGCAGGGCTACCAGTGGAAGTCCGATCGCGGCCTGGCCATCGTCAAGACCGCCATCGTCTCGATCGAGTACGACGCCAACACCCGTGAGCTGCTGAAGACCGTGCAGCGCGCCGATGCCTTGTCCGGCTCGCGCGGCAATTCCAACCTGCAGGCCAGCGTTGCCCAGGGCATCCAGTCCGCAGGCGAGAACGGCGGTGCCGCCGGCCTTGTCGGCGTGGGCATGGCGTCGGGCATGTTCGGCGCGGGCAACCTGCAGCAGCCGGCAACCCCGGCCGCGCCGGCTGCCGACGACCCGGTGGCCAAGCTGAAGAAGGCCAAGGAAATGCTGGATCTGGGCCTGATCACCCAGACCGACTATGACGCGCTGAAGGCCAAGGCGCTGGGACTGTAA
- a CDS encoding DUF1295 domain-containing protein: MSSLWWVLLYAVLIMAWGWAWQRRHQNIGIVDVLWAKGVAAGALLLAWLGDGAQQPRIALALLGGLWGSRLALHLWRRVRSEAEDGRYRYLREHWHGHQGKIFGFFMAQAALVVLFALPFVAVANNPRSDMPAWIAAALVVWLLSVGGEALADRQLARFRADPANKGRTCREGLWRYTRHPNYFFEWLHWFTYVVLAAGSPMWWLAWTGPVLMYVFLRYLSGVPFTEKQALRSRGDDYRDYQRSTPMFFPWFPRSPKE; this comes from the coding sequence ATGAGCAGCTTGTGGTGGGTACTGCTGTATGCCGTGCTGATCATGGCCTGGGGCTGGGCGTGGCAGCGCAGGCACCAGAACATCGGCATCGTCGATGTGCTGTGGGCAAAGGGTGTGGCCGCAGGCGCGCTGTTGCTTGCATGGCTGGGCGATGGCGCGCAGCAGCCCCGCATCGCGCTGGCGCTGCTGGGTGGGCTGTGGGGAAGCCGGCTTGCCCTGCATCTGTGGCGGCGTGTGCGCAGCGAAGCAGAGGACGGTCGCTACCGCTATCTGCGTGAGCACTGGCACGGCCACCAGGGAAAGATCTTCGGCTTCTTCATGGCACAGGCCGCGCTGGTGGTGCTGTTTGCGCTGCCGTTCGTGGCCGTGGCCAACAACCCGCGCAGCGACATGCCTGCCTGGATCGCAGCGGCGCTCGTGGTGTGGCTGCTCAGTGTAGGTGGCGAAGCACTCGCCGACCGCCAGCTGGCTCGTTTCCGTGCCGACCCGGCCAACAAGGGCCGCACCTGCCGCGAAGGGCTGTGGCGGTATACGCGCCACCCCAACTACTTCTTCGAGTGGCTGCACTGGTTCACCTATGTAGTGCTGGCAGCGGGGTCGCCGATGTGGTGGCTGGCCTGGACCGGGCCGGTGCTGATGTACGTGTTCCTGCGCTACCTCAGTGGCGTTCCCTTCACCGAGAAACAGGCGCTGCGCAGTCGCGGTGATGACTATCGCGACTACCAGCGCAGCACCCCGATGTTCTTCCCGTGGTTTCCGCGCAGCCCCAAGGAGTGA